DNA sequence from the Parambassis ranga chromosome 1, fParRan2.1, whole genome shotgun sequence genome:
gaatggtaatattgtgtatctggaatgaagtccatctcatgaaacatgggagcaaaaacaaaagtgttgcgtttatatttttgttgagtgtatatagatatagatatgtgtgtgtagctggTGCCTTTGCAGAGAGTggcttcaaaaacacaaaaaagctgATATGCAAACCCTCACACAGTATTAAAATAACTTCAATTTGCTGTCTTGAGTTTGTGAGGCTGCTAGGTTCACAAACAGGAGGATCTAGGTCATCTAGATCCTCCTGAGCGTCCCCTGCGAAACCACCAGCAGCCTGCGTTTCTTAGATTGGTTAAAtcatttttgccatttttcaAAAGTTCTTAGCGACGACTTCCCAGTGGTTCTGTATAACAAACCAGCAACACCTAATTCATCTAATCCACCTGATCTGATCTCAGTCATAGTACATTCAtcacagacaaaaaacacaatagTCAGATTTGCTTATAAACATAAACAGTGTGAGAGCGTGAGCAACAGATAGCTATTTGCAGATCACTAAAACTGTCGTTATTCTTACTATTAAAATCTTCAATGACATTTTGTTGAAATATGATAAATAAGATAATGACAATAACATTTGTGAAAAGATACCAGAAAACTGTATCTGAATATTGTACTAAAAACACATTGATGTTTACTGTTGCTTTTATTCTGTTGGACCTAGATTTTATTCCTGTTATAAAAGGCAGCAGTGTCAGGGTTCCTGCAGGGGATTATTGGTGGAGGCCACTGCCTGGCAGGTGATGCTCAGTGTGACTTGTTggatgaggagagaggaaggaggagtgCCCTCCTCGACCTCAGACTGTCACCTGAGGAAGAAAGCTGGGCATGGAGGGTGGATCCAGCACCACCAGGCCGCTGCCCAGTGATGCTGTCCTTGGTGGTTCTACCTGCTGGACGTGAGGAGCATGCAGACAAAGATGAGAGCAGTGTCTTCTGTGATCAGTGGGGAGGGGGGTATCCAGGCACCAGGCAGCTGATGCTGGGAAGACATCTGGACCACATCAAATCACAACTGCTACACACAAACAGTCAAAAAGGGTTAGAGAGGAATGCTGCTATGTGATTTAGACCTAATCTAAGGGTGAAGGTGAGATTGTTTATTTATGGATTTAATATAAATCTAAATTAAAGTAGACCCACAAAAAGCCTGAAAAATAAAGCTGCATTAATTAATGTATGCTCATTCACTTTTAGTGCTGTCTGTGATGACATGTAAGAGGGCGCATCTGGCAGACAGACAAAACAATGTCATCCAAGAGGAGCCATATCTGTGTTCAACTGAATGAATCTAATATGTATGTTTTACAGCTCTTACTTCTCTAGTGGACCACACAgatggaagaataaaaaaaagtgatgatgGAAAAGCATCTGTTTGGAGCAGAGAAGGGCTGAAGGAACAAGCACCCTGTAATAAAGCAGAGTAAGGTCAGCAGACTCCCCATGTGACAGCACACCCCCTTGGATTAGCCGCTGTAAGCCTATTAAAGTGGTTTGGACTGGGTGGGCCGGCACACACCATACTTCACTCCctgcacacagtgatgcaggGTGGCCAGTTTGAAGCTGGGGGATCACAGGACCACAACAGGCCATGCATCCTGCTccagtgtccttgagcaaggtAGCAAAAGATCGTATTATATAGTCCTAAATTTAAACGTGTGAAAAGGCATTATGGAGGCAACAGGGGAAATAAATGCAGAGAGTAATGCGGTTTGCTTGTGACTTTAATCTCAAATAGTGAAGAACAGTATCAGTAATATAggcacaaaaagaaagaaaatgaagagaTCTTAGGGAATTAAGTTCAATACTTGTCACTGTTCACTTTTTCCCACTCTCTTGAGGGTCCATGTAGCTGTCTGGTGGCAGTAGTGGGCTGAAGTGCAGTAGTGGCAGGTCCGAGGCCGGGCagtgctccttcacctgcttcCAGCCCTCTCTGGGACCGCGGgcaggagggggtgggggaggcAGGTTGCAGACAGGGGGGCAGGAGTAACTGCCTTCagaatggtggtggtggttgtggttgttgttgggGTCAGGAGGAGAGATGCTGCTGGTGCTGTGGCAACGCACCAGGAATGCCCCCTTGTGGTGACGGTGGTACAGCGTGCCAGCCCCCACTAGCAGCATCAGGATGAGGGAGCTGAGCAGGAAGAAAAGCACGTAGACGCCTTTAGTCTCTGCAGACAGGTCTGAGCTGCAAcctgaaggcaaaaaaaaacaggaagtcagactgAGAACTGTGTTACAACATTCAGTCAGAGCACACATACCTGCAGCTGtcatgtccacacagacagttcCTCCTGACCCCAGGCGGGACTCATCCTGAAAGCCCGGCCTGCAGTGACATGAGTAGGAGCCGAACTGGTTTACACAGTCTGCATTAATGTCACAGAGAACCAGCTGCGTGCCGCACTCATTtacatctgaaacacacacagacattttacaCCTAAAGTCCTGTCTTGGCAAATGTCTAAGTATGGAATATTTGTTCGTGATTTCAGCCTAAACTGTGGTTTGGGCTGAAAGTTCTGAGAGTTGTCTGTAGAGTCTACCTGCTGTGGACACAGACATGATGACAGCCTTCCTGTAGTTTCCTCTAAGGCCAACACCAGTGGCGATGAGTCCCTGTATGGCAGAGTGGAGGATTCTGTGGACATGCAGACCTCCGGGTCCCTGTCCAATCTGCAGCCAGAGGATGTACAGCACCCCTGCATTCAACCTGGACACACAACCAGGAGGTATCTCTGtttatattcacacacatcaaacttgTAACTGCAAGTCCTTTCTGAGGTTACAaacctttttattcttttaggAGACACTGACATCTGTTTGCGCAGAGACTCAAGCTGCTTGATGATCTACACATACACAAGGGGTTCAGTAGAAGTAACAGTGTTGGCCCAAGAGCCTCTTCAAGTCTCAGTGATTGTGTTTCCTTCCTAAAAGTCCACATGAACTGGAGCGCCttgattgatttttattttaacaaacatACCAAAGCTTTGACTGAGAGCAGCAGTGATCTGGCTAGGTCGTCCCAGGACTCCCCCAGATCCTGGCTGAAATTCACCTCTACAGTCACCTCAAACAGGTGATCTGATACAGAAACAAACCTTTATCAATACAATATTAAAGCAAGCTGTGAATAATATATTTGGAGTATGTTTGTAGTCATCTGTGGGGCAAATACACAAAAACTCACCTCCAGGTAGGTGTGGGATATCAGAGTGATTTCTCATGTTTGCTATGAGGAGAAACAACAACACTTAATGAACCTGGATGTTTGCATGTTGACACCGAAGCTtaaacatgaatgaaataaaactgtGCCCATATATGCTGACGGTGTGAGGGACACATAGAATGTAAGGCTTAAGGTTAGATAGAAGACTTTTGTTGATATGATTACAGCAGAGACGATGTTTAAACTGATGTTTTACAACCCCTCCATCATCACCCCAACCTCCTTTCTTTATATGTGAAAGTTGTGTCTCTACCCTATTGCTGTCACAACCAATctcaccactagagggcaatAGCAGCTTGCAGTAAACATGTTGTGTGGTTAGGATGTTAGTCTTGACCTGTGTAAATATTATTCATTGCTCGACATCATCAAAGTCAGTCATGAGTGAGAGACACTGAAGAGGACGTGGCATAGACCTCCAAAGCTGTGAGGTGACCCAGTTTACAGAGTGGACGCCATCATCTGTgcactactgtgtgtgtgtgagtgtgtgtccccAGTGTTTACGTGTAACTAATATAGATGTGGAGTACTTACGGTTTCCCCTGTGGTCCGACAGTTGCTCCACCACATTGGGGTGAGGGTGACCCTGCTCAGTGGGCTGTGGTTCTGATTCCTCAGAGGTGGAGGGAGTCTGCTTGGCGATGTCATTGACCTCCACACTGTTCTCACCATCAgcaggctcctcctcctcctcctcctcctcctcctcctcccactcttcCTCTTCCCAGCTCTGTGTTGGCCACTCCTGCTCTACAGCAGCGTCCTCCACATTCCTTTGTGTTGCTTTTGGGGTGTGACTGCTAGGTTTGACTTCATCGTGTTGACCgtcatgtgtctgtgcagactctGAATAGACAGCTGAGTCTGAGTCGCTGGAATTGATGTTGGCGACACCTCTGCCTGATCGGTATGTCCTCTGAATGGGTGCTGGCACTGTGGCTGTGAACTGGGTGTAGTTCTCAGAGGGTGGATGGAGAACCTGTGAGGAGACAGGAGATGGTGGGAttacaaaatggaaaaaaagcaaatgttCACAAAGACAATATGAGATGAGGCTGGCCTTGCCTCTGAGGACACTGCATACTGTGAGACCTGTGAGCCTTAACAAACATTACAAaacaaggggaaaaaaggacccacatcaaaataaaagtttaaatgACCATCCTTACTCATAGTGCATGAATAAACAATGTTCTATTGAAGATAATAACTGACAGTCTCTCCTTTTCTGCTACAGTTTTAGATGTTTTGTCACTTTCACTTTTCACTTATTTaaaaagggttagggttagggcaaGTGTGTAACAAAGCTACCAGATAACTTGTATCTTCCTTaactttattgtattttacttaCTTACGGGTATACTGCATCCTACTCTTATTTTAACTCTGTTGTATAGTTTATTGGTAGTTTACTTTATAATGTATCTGTGCCATTGCAATAACGCAATTTCCCTATTGTGGGAGAAATAAAAGTCCTAATATTCTTGGTTGGTCCAAACTTTGAGGGCTACTCCTGCAGTCTGTAGATCGCATCCTTCAGAGGATACAGCCCCTCCATTGGAACAAAGTTGGCAGGGAATGCTAACCAGTTTTGGCTCATTTGACTCATTTATATGAGTTATATGAAAAGGGCTTTGTTTATATTAGTTGCCAGGGTAATGTTTAGCCAAGTATTTGGGTCCACTCACCTCAGTGTCTGCTGCCTCCTCAGGTGTCATGGCTAAATTTTGATCATAGTAATCATACATTGGGTCTGTCTCTTCACTGATCACAAGTGGTCCACTGAAGTCCATCAGTCCTGAAGATGGGTTTGAGACCATACCTCTATCTGTGAGTCCTTCCTGTGGGTTGTAAACCACTGGCAGACCAAACGACTGGTAGCGCCCGTAGAAACCCCTGTACGGTGGGGTAGGCCAGCCTCCAATCAGCAGCACCACATACAGAATGTTGGAGGAGGACATATACTTGGCCTCTCTCCAGCACTTCTGCAGAACCTTGTGATTCATCAAATGGTTGACAGGTTCGTCCACATGGATCTGATCCTGTTTTTGCTGGCAGTCATCATCTAGCGTCAAGTCCTCCAAGTGCAGATGAACCCTCTTTCCAGGGTCAACCTGGATGGTCCAGTTACACCACAGAGGAGGGTTGGAGCACAGGTAGTCTGGGGAGAAAAACTCTCCGCTGTCACCTTGCAGCAGCTGGTGGCAACTCCGCAGAGCATAGAAAGCACTGGCATCACCTCCACGTCCATCTGAGGAtcaacacagcaggacaggatTTAGTTTGTGACTATTTTGTGAACAGAAATGAATTACAGTGAAAGTTACACATAAGTGTTGGACACTCAAGATCCAACTGACGATTATCTCTCTCATTACCACAAACAGATCAAAAATGAAACTGTATCTCAGGCATGGCATGGTGTAAATGCTCTACAAACGATCTTCCTAAACAGTTGATCAAACCAGACACATCAATGGATTTATCTGGGACTACTTTCAGCTGTGGAGTGatccagggtttggtcctctcATACTAAGTAGGTCCTATGCAAAACTAAAGAATTCCCCTTCTAAAGCTCAGACTAGATCATTCTATTAGggaaataaaatcaatattatCACGACTGTTGCTGAATTCTATTTATTTACCTTTTGGTTGACACTGATAATCCTAATATTTGGGTTTATCCAGATTAAAACATTTGGAGTCTCACCTGGAGGCCTGTGGTCTTCATGGCTCACCTGCATGCAGAAAAGAACACACAGATTACCTTGTTAACTGAAAGTGACTTCAGTGAGCTGAAGGTATCTTACCTGTGCCTTACAGTGTTTATAGAGTAGCCCAAATATCAGCAGACATTTGAAAATGCTCTTACTGttcttttgttgcattttataCGCCAAAAATGTTGCTTTAACTtcttaaatgtgtaaaaataaatgtaatcagGTCGACTCAGTCAGCTTCAGTCAAACTGATGCTTTCCTTTCCTGTTTGAGCAGGTGAACCTCATTAAAGttgattatgttttattttactggcTTTCGATATGACCTTTGTCCAGCAGAGGTCACTGTTGGGCTTAATATCCAGTTTTTAGACTTTCAAAAGTTGTACTAGTTTAGTAGTAGTTTCACATGTTGTTCTGAGTCTGTGGaaatacacacacccacacacatatgGATGTGATCCATTTCTGTTGCGCCACTGTAATAGTGGAGGACCTGTTATGATATTTATCTGtgggaatacacacacatatggatatatatatatatatatatatatccatgcACATGTTAAAGCTGTTGTATGTGAAAATCAACATAATATCATGTTTATTCTCTGTTGCACCACTTATTAATAGTGGAGGACCTCTTATGATGTTTTAAACAGACATCGCCTGATCCCCTTCTTGTCATTTGAATTTGACTTTATTGAAGTAAGAAAGCCCTGATGGTATCTTAAAAACAATAGAGAACAAGATAACACTGCACATACAACATCTTCGATGAGACAAATGAGAGTTCTGAATAGTCTTGCTGCAGAACTTCAGTGAAGCCTCACTGCGCTCATGAATGAACCTGTTAACAGTAATGGGCCACAACCGCCCACATGTGGACCGTTTCTGCAACTGCAACAAAACATCTCAATATCTAGTTTCATTTCAGGAAAAACAGTTTTAACCATGGCTCCAATTGTAAAGTGACTTGAAAATGGGACTCTGCAAAAAAAATTTGAAGAAAAGTTAGGCCTCTTTGTGATTCCGTTTTTTAACTTAAGTTTTACTTTATCTAATTTCTGTAAATAACTTTATAAAACTGTCCAATGCTTATAGTCACTTTGAAAAAGTAATTATATCTTGATGTGAACATATACATCCAACAAAGAATTAGAAGCCTTTAAATAATGATTACAATCTTTATAAATATAGTTTATAAGTTAACATACAGGACTGGGCTCTATAGTTGAGagtgaggtggctcttaaaagagccgtTGTCATTTGTGGAGCCGCAGAGGCTTTAAGCTCTCTCTCCGCGGATGcggcgggccagctggatgtctttgggcatgATGGTGaccctcttggcgtggatggcgcacaggttggtgtcctcgaacaggccgaccaggtaagcctcgctggcctcctgcagagccatgacagcggagctctggaagcgcAGGTCGGTCTTGAAGTCCTGAGCGATCTCTCAGCCTTGGTGGCCAGCTGCTTTCTGGGGGCTTTGCCTCCGGTGGATTTACGGGCGGTCTGCTTGGTTCTtgccatttcttctttctctgagtaacagaaaaatgtacaaaaaaagagaagacgCGCGCCTCTTAAAGTGTGGGACCGGATGTgaagctgtgatgctgcttcaGACCTCCGGATCCTGAATGGTCAGCGGCTCCTCGTGGAGCTCAGCCCGTATCAtccccaagcggcaaccttcggggctcaaagttgaagcccatgcggaagtgtcaaaacttgtaattcacgccgcaactgctgggggctggctccaaaagcgagtaatttcccatagactcccatgttaaaatggccgatttcacagcagaaaagaacatgtttacagcctggtacaaaaaaccactctggtctcagatgataggttctcttctagtgtcaattgtagggggggtgaatttttttacaactcactcgtttcaattgtattctgacttaaaattatgcataattatgggcgttgccgcttgagtgacagacagttgacgtatcacaacgtgagtttcctgcttccacgatcacccGCCCCTCTAAACCCCGcttgtgctccccctttttgtccatatttggagttttggcagacgtgacgctgccaacatggtggcggtcatcaacgtcctggaacctcccaccgagcctcagaacggctcttcagaaacaaacgggtgacgtcacggaagctctgtccatagtttttactgtcaatgatcaTCCCCCGTCACCTGCAGCTGGCTGTGCGCAACGACGAGgagctcaacaagctgctgggcAGAGTGACCATCGCTCAGGGCGGCATGCTGCCCAACATCCAGGCCGTGCTGCTGCCCAAGAAGACAGAGAAGCCCGTCAAAGCCAAGTAAACACAGAGATTTAGCCCCAAAGGCCCTTTTAAGAGCCACACACTTTCACATAAAAAGTTTCTGTCctggatttttacattttcagttgtATGTAATGTTTATTAATTTCAGTTCACAATATTTAATTATCAAGACAAACATATTCGGTTATTGTAACTATGCATGTGTAGTGTAGCTGAGCTGAagttaaatgtaattttaataGCAGTACATAGATGAATAACAGgcttttttaatgaaaataatTGAATGAAATGATTAGTTGCAACATCCTCAGTTAACATGCTGATTCATGCTTTGCAAACTTTTTTGTTCATGAAGCA
Encoded proteins:
- the LOC114430732 gene encoding uncharacterized protein LOC114430732; the protein is MQQKNSKSIFKCLLIFGLLYKHCKAQVSHEDHRPPDGRGGDASAFYALRSCHQLLQGDSGEFFSPDYLCSNPPLWCNWTIQVDPGKRVHLHLEDLTLDDDCQQKQDQIHVDEPVNHLMNHKVLQKCWREAKYMSSSNILYVVLLIGGWPTPPYRGFYGRYQSFGLPVVYNPQEGLTDRGMVSNPSSGLMDFSGPLVISEETDPMYDYYDQNLAMTPEEAADTEVLHPPSENYTQFTATVPAPIQRTYRSGRGVANINSSDSDSAVYSESAQTHDGQHDEVKPSSHTPKATQRNVEDAAVEQEWPTQSWEEEEWEEEEEEEEEEEPADGENSVEVNDIAKQTPSTSEESEPQPTEQGHPHPNVVEQLSDHRGNPNMRNHSDIPHLPGDHLFEVTVEVNFSQDLGESWDDLARSLLLSVKALIIKQLESLRKQMSVSPKRIKRLNAGVLYILWLQIGQGPGGLHVHRILHSAIQGLIATGVGLRGNYRKAVIMSVSTADVNECGTQLVLCDINADCVNQFGSYSCHCRPGFQDESRLGSGGTVCVDMTAAGCSSDLSAETKGVYVLFFLLSSLILMLLVGAGTLYHRHHKGAFLVRCHSTSSISPPDPNNNHNHHHHSEGSYSCPPVCNLPPPPPPARGPREGWKQVKEHCPASDLPLLHFSPLLPPDSYMDPQESGKK